In one Choloepus didactylus isolate mChoDid1 chromosome 1, mChoDid1.pri, whole genome shotgun sequence genomic region, the following are encoded:
- the LOC119513389 gene encoding olfactory receptor 5K1-like produces the protein MAEDNHSLTTEFILIGFAYNPELKPLLFVVLFAIYLITMVGNLGLLALIFMEHRLHTPMYIFLGNLALMDSCCSCTITPKVLENFFSEDRKISLNECMAQFYFLCFAETTDCFLLAAMAYDRYVAICSPLKYHTRMSKKICVQMTTGSYIAGNLHSMIHVGLLFRLTFCGSREISHFFCDVLPLYRLSCVDPFINELMMLIISGSIQIFTITTVVISYLYILFTILQMKSKEGSGKALSTCASHFLSVSIYYGSILFMYVRPSTFKEGKNDIPGAVSYTLVIPLLNPFIYSLRNKEVINVMKRILKKSNPPIILK, from the coding sequence ATGGCTGAAGATAACCACTCCTTGACAACTGAATTTATCCTCATTGGATTTGCATATAACCCAGAGCTGAAGCCCCTTCTTTTTGTTGTGCTCTTTGCCATCTATCTGATCACCATGGTGGGGAATCTTGGTTTGTTGGCACTGATCTTCATGGAGCATCGTCTTCACACACCAATGTACATCTTTCTGGGCAACCTGGCTCTGATGGATTCCTGCTGTTCATGTACCATTACCCCTAAAGTGTTAGAGAACTTCttttcagaagacagaaaaatttccctcAATGAATGTATGGCACAGTTTTATTTCCTCTGCTTTGCTGAAACTACAGACTGCTTTCTTCTGGCAGCAATGGCCTATGATCGGTATGTGGCAATATGTAGTCCCCTGAAGTACCACACCAGGATGTCAAAGAAAATCTGTGTCCAGATGACCACAGGGTCCTATATAGCAGGAAACCTACATTCCATGATTCATGTAGGGCTTCTTTTTAGGTTAACTTTTTGTGGTTCTCGTGAAATCAGTCACTTTTTTTGTGATGTTCTTCCATTGTATAGACTCTCCTGTGTGGACCCTTTTATCAATGAACTGATGATGCTCATTATTTCGGGGTCAATTCAAATCTTCACTATTACCACAGTTGTAATCTCTTATCTCTATATCCTTTtcactattttacaaatgaaatccAAAGAAGGAAGTGGTAAAGCCTTATCAACTTGTGCATcccactttctctctgtctcaataTACTATGGTTCTATTCTGTTCATGTATGTTCGACCAAGTAcctttaaagaaggaaaaaatgatataCCAGGTGCTGTTTCTTATACTCTAGTAATTCCTTTATTAAACCCTTTTATTTATAGTTTAAGAAATAAGGAAGTAATAAATGTTATGAAAAGAATTTTGAAGAAGAGTAATCCtcctattattttgaaataa